The nucleotide window ATGATTACCTGTAAATTAAGAGATCATTTCTCCAACGGTACAAAAAGGTTGCGTAATCTAATAATATGTAACTCGTCATACCTTAGTCCCTTCAGGAATATCATATCCCTGCACTGTGGCTTTCTGCGTGGTGGCGTGACCTACAATAGGAAGAAGCGGACAAATCCTCATGACCTCCAGCAGGCAGACATTCACGTAGGGCAGCTGGGAACGGTGGGACAGGGTGGGCAGACTCTCACCAACAACGACATCAACCTCACGCTGTACCTATTAGGATTAAATTGCACCTATATAACAATTAAATACAATTTTAGGCTCCTTAAAGACCAttcttgtactataaaatcatccaataaattcggctaacgtaaactaccagagacagtctgctactgactgtcgtggtgttcacatcggtgaaggcctggctaagacagtcaccACCAATACATGTTactcaaaaaaaaaattgaaatgtagagacaacagataaagaattcatgtattattatacatgaagaagttagctttttgtaacccagaatataaatgacaacactggccaaAATATCATGCTGTTTGGTAGTATAAGTAAAGACATTAGCGAACAGTTCATGACTTGTTCAGTTCTACCTTACATTCGTTctacagagctccagtctatataactggcttttagaataccatgtaggcacacagctacaagtcatatttgtgGACACACATCTATCacacatttgaattcaactgcgAGGAGGGtatttccaagttgcaaatatacagttagacattttgaaacaactttgacaggccgatttgaaagtttatttttgaacacaaggtttattatctaaaaactgaaagttgttttgaatatgtagttttgttacaatcattctgtgtcattctgtattgtttcataatgttactttgaaaaccagtagaaaaaatatttgaatcttgttcgccagtattatgctaatcttctcctgccattgtttcaagccagagacagtctgggaattttatgtgtttatgtagttttGGGGGCCAATCCTCCTTTCAAActacagcaaggccacagtgggatgCACTTCCTAAACTAGTTTATAGTTCTGAACCCTGGGTCCATATTctcgatttttaaaaatccctcCAAAGGCAAGCActagaaaagttttgaacaagGCAAATTGTTCACAGGTACCTTGTCTTGGATGTCGAGGTTCAAAGTCATGTAGAGTAGACTCCACAGCAGTGTGTTGGTGGTTGTGTCCGTTCCGGCGATGAAAAGATCCAGGGTCATGTACAGGATGTTCTCTTCTGTCAGACCGTCCACCTTTTCCTGCTGTTCAACCTCCAGCAGGCAGAAGTCGAAGAAGTCTCGCGGGCTCTCGCGATCGAGATGCTCCAGATGGCGAGATATCTCCTCTCTTACGACATCTCGAACCTTGAAGGATGATTTCAACGCATTGAAGCCGGCTCTATTCACtgaaaaacaagattggcaatgataaaaaaacattgccatggcgacgttggttgtaatgttttctgtaccctgcttagggagctgataggtggtgctgttcatactgGATTTCTAACGACAAGGGCTAATGACCTGttctgttcacacacacacacactcacacacacacacacacacacacacacacacacacacacacacacacacacacacacacacacacacacacacacacacagataacgACAGCACAACTACAGTCTACCATACACAACCCACCGCCAGAACAAATGTtaatttcatcacagcctgacaaCTAAAAACAACACTCCTGGTACAATTATGTTTCCTGCCCTATAAAATTAACGGGTAGACCTCACGAACGCGTATGGGCAGAGCTGTCCTGATGGATGTTAGCTTAGAAATTTctatggaatgccaggaatttTACTCATACCGGAATGTCAGGAATTCCAGTCCCAAAAGAAATGCTAGGAGTTCCTGGAGTCCTAATGAAATGTCAGAATGtccctgggaatcttaatccaccGAAATGTTACCGACAGGAACAAATCGTAGCAAGGGGAAAACgttgataatacatgtattcgCAGTTCCGAGTTCAAATGCTACCGTGACATTAGACTCCGAGAGCTCGCGAAACGTTTCATCCTCGCAGTCGTAGCGCTTCCCGAACGCCATGGAGCAGATGATGTTTGCAACCGCCACGGTGACAAGAATGGTATTGGTAttaaaaaaaatcgaaaaacTGAGAAATACTCTCAATTTATAGGAGATAATAGTGAGCTGATATTGAAGTAGGTAAAGTTGGACGGAATGAGTTGTTTGGCTGCGCCGGGTGGTTGCGCGGCCAGGTTTGTCCGTACTTTTTTTACATAGTGGATCACTACTTGGTTTACCATAGAGATAGTTGACAGTATAAAGCAACTTGTATAGTAACACAATAAACAATCAAGACATTGCAATAAAGACCTTTTTTGGTTATCTTGAATTCCTGCTACTTTGCAATCTATAGATACATCTGTACCGAATTCTTACAGTTTTTTGTATTAGATAAGTTATCAGTAGCATTTGATTGATTCCCTAacataatataaacataaaactgaaaaaaaaaacttacattcTTTCACATATTTGGATTGGTTGTCAAATACCATGATAACAAATATACACGCTTCCAGTACAGTCCTTTTGGAATAAAGTTACATGCTCCAGAAGTTGTACTGGGATCTCTAGTCGATAGTCTTATGACCTATGTCAATAAACGTTGCCTGGATTACCTAGATTTTAatgtagatatacatgtatgcttggaTGTACCTTTTGCCATTAGATCAAACACAAAACCTTATTTCGTCAAATGGTCGCCCTTCAGTTTTAATACAATACTGtagttacatacaatgtattagcTACCGTCAAATATCAAATACCTTTTGTCGACCTAAAACACGTCCACAAATCATGTGAAGTAATGTTTACAAGTTTGTATCATCCATATCCTCATTTTCCGACTCCTGATGTATAATCTTATTTATGGCGTTTtgcaaaattaatattttttacctttttattCTATAGGTAATAGGTTACAACCTCACCAATGCATTTATCGTTTAAAGTTTCAAGTTTCACCTTACTAGTAATACACAGTAATCTGTTTTACAGCGAGTCAAAAAGGGGTTCTTACTTGGTTGCAATCTTAGTATTCTGTCATTAAATCATCAGTCACTTAGTACATATTCTGATTAAACTCCATATATTCAACTGAAAACTTATTTTCCTGGTCTTCCATCTGCAGATG belongs to Branchiostoma lanceolatum isolate klBraLanc5 chromosome 15, klBraLanc5.hap2, whole genome shotgun sequence and includes:
- the LOC136449356 gene encoding cytochrome P450 2U1-like, translated to MAFGKRYDCEDETFRELSESNVTVAFELGTANTLNRAGFNALKSSFKVRDVVREEISRHLEHLDRESPRDFFDFCLLEVEQQEKVDGLTEENILYMTLDLFIAGTDTTTNTLLWSLLYMTLNLDIQDKVQREVDVVVGESLPTLSHRSQLPYVNVCLLEVMRICPLLPIVGHATTQKATVQGYDIPEGTKVLNMHSLPMDPAYWPDADG